A part of Aquaspirillum sp. LM1 genomic DNA contains:
- a CDS encoding VacJ family lipoprotein, producing MFAHPESRGHHRLLLATLTVFLLAGCAAATPQNRFDPYEPVNRRVHAFNDAADRTIIQPVARGYRAVMPELARTAVSNVFNNFDDAVSALNHLLQANPARASSDVMRVALNSTFGLGGLIDIATPAGLPSYKTGFGETLGRWGYQNSAYVVLPLFGPSTVRDTVGKVADSASNPQSYLLGQPADRNSASGLNLVNRRANVLSLTEAADEAALDSYSFTRDGYLQYRNSRIGNQAALAPLDDSSIDSLVPPEPASK from the coding sequence TTGTTTGCGCACCCTGAATCCCGTGGTCATCACCGCCTGCTGCTGGCCACGCTGACTGTTTTTCTGCTGGCCGGCTGCGCCGCCGCCACCCCGCAAAACCGTTTTGACCCGTATGAGCCGGTCAACCGTCGGGTACACGCCTTCAACGACGCTGCCGACCGCACCATCATCCAGCCAGTGGCACGCGGCTACCGCGCCGTAATGCCCGAACTGGCGCGCACCGCCGTCAGCAATGTGTTCAACAACTTTGACGATGCCGTCAGCGCGCTGAACCACCTGCTGCAGGCCAATCCGGCCCGGGCCAGCTCCGATGTCATGCGCGTGGCGCTGAACAGCACTTTTGGTCTGGGCGGGCTGATTGACATAGCCACCCCCGCCGGCCTGCCGTCGTACAAAACCGGCTTTGGCGAAACCCTGGGCCGCTGGGGCTACCAGAACAGCGCCTACGTGGTGCTGCCGCTGTTTGGCCCGTCCACCGTGCGCGATACCGTAGGCAAGGTGGCCGATTCGGCGAGCAACCCGCAAAGCTACCTGCTGGGCCAACCCGCCGACCGCAACAGCGCCTCTGGCCTGAATCTGGTTAACCGCCGCGCCAATGTGCTCTCGCTGACCGAGGCCGCCGACGAAGCCGCGCTGGACAGTTATTCGTTTACCCGCGATGGCTATCTGCAATACCGCAACAGCCGGATTGGCAACCAGGCCGCCCTGGCCCCGCTGGACGATAGCTCGATTGACTCGCTGGTGCCGCCAGAACCCGCCAGCAAATAA
- a CDS encoding phospholipid-binding protein MlaC, producing the protein MKNLISKLLICCAFVSFSLHAMADTPDELVRDTSRQVLDVLKRDTGKNTRAIRGEVETLVLPKFDFTRMTALAVGRGWRDATPEQQKQLTEQFRTLLVRTYSSTMTRFKNAQITVQPSNTAADAREATVRADVELPANSGEKRSAQVDYTLIKTASGWRVYNVSIEGASLVTIYRNNFNDILRQGGPDALIQSLKDKNDAMGGSKHASN; encoded by the coding sequence ATGAAAAACCTGATAAGCAAGTTACTGATCTGCTGTGCCTTTGTGTCGTTTTCGCTGCACGCCATGGCCGACACCCCGGACGAACTGGTGCGCGACACCTCGCGCCAGGTGCTGGACGTGCTCAAGCGCGACACTGGCAAAAACACCCGCGCCATCCGGGGCGAAGTGGAAACCCTGGTGCTGCCCAAGTTCGACTTTACCCGCATGACCGCGCTGGCGGTGGGCCGGGGCTGGCGTGACGCCACGCCGGAACAGCAAAAACAGCTGACCGAGCAGTTCCGCACCCTGCTGGTGCGCACTTATTCGTCCACCATGACCCGCTTCAAGAATGCGCAGATCACCGTGCAGCCCAGCAACACCGCCGCCGACGCCCGTGAAGCCACGGTGCGCGCCGACGTGGAGCTGCCGGCCAATTCCGGCGAAAAACGCAGCGCCCAGGTAGACTACACCCTGATCAAAACCGCCAGCGGCTGGCGCGTGTACAACGTCAGCATTGAAGGTGCCAGCCTGGTGACCATCTACCGCAACAACTTCAACGACATCCTGCGCCAGGGCGGCCCCGATGCGCTGATCCAGTCGTTGAAAGACAAAAACGACGCAATGGGCGGCAGCAAGCATGCCAGCAACTGA
- the mlaE gene encoding lipid asymmetry maintenance ABC transporter permease subunit MlaE translates to MAEPQRNVFEALGHRLIEAVWKLGYVCRFLVDILRYSGTSLRRFPLVIREVYFAGVLSMIIIVVSGLFVGMVLGLQGYSTLVRFGSADALGALVALSLLRELGPVLAALLFASRSGSAITAEIGLMKATEQLDAMAVMAVNPVARVVAPRFWAGVLSMPVLAAIFNVMGIFGGYLVGVQLIGLDHGTFWSQMQNAVDWQTDIVNGLIKSLVFGVAVSLIAVFEGFDAKPTAEGVSSATTRTVVTSALVILALDFVLTAFMF, encoded by the coding sequence ATGGCTGAACCGCAACGCAATGTATTCGAGGCCCTGGGCCACCGCCTGATTGAGGCGGTGTGGAAGCTGGGCTATGTCTGCCGTTTTCTGGTGGACATCCTGCGCTATTCGGGCACCAGCCTGCGCCGCTTTCCGCTGGTGATCCGCGAGGTGTATTTTGCCGGCGTGCTGTCGATGATCATCATCGTGGTATCTGGCCTGTTTGTTGGCATGGTGCTGGGCCTGCAGGGGTATTCCACCCTGGTGCGCTTTGGCTCGGCAGATGCGTTGGGCGCGCTGGTGGCATTGTCCTTGCTGCGTGAGCTGGGTCCGGTGCTGGCGGCGCTGCTGTTTGCCAGCCGCTCCGGCTCGGCCATCACCGCCGAAATTGGCCTGATGAAAGCCACCGAACAGCTCGACGCCATGGCGGTGATGGCGGTCAACCCGGTGGCCCGCGTGGTGGCCCCGCGCTTTTGGGCCGGGGTGCTGTCCATGCCGGTGCTGGCGGCCATCTTTAATGTGATGGGGATTTTTGGCGGCTACCTGGTGGGCGTGCAACTGATTGGCCTGGACCACGGCACGTTCTGGTCGCAAATGCAGAATGCCGTGGACTGGCAAACCGACATCGTCAACGGCCTGATCAAAAGCCTGGTGTTTGGCGTGGCAGTGTCGCTGATTGCCGTATTTGAAGGGTTTGACGCCAAACCCACCGCCGAAGGGGTGTCGTCGGCCACCACCCGCACGGTGGTGACCTCGGCGCTGGTGATTCTGGCGCTGGATTTTGTGCTGACCGCCTTTATGTTTTAA
- a CDS encoding GspE/PulE family protein: protein MSRAASRVRLGEHLLARGLIDRDQLEIALAEQAHTGQPLGALLVQLGFVADTLIRDVLAERLGVAAVALGNCHADPAALAVLPEAQARHWRVFPLHYQPASRCLQLAMTQPTDLPLCDQILQHSHGQIARLDPRLACEADILQAIDRHYGHPVSLDAILQEIRQGPVAAPLHPGLADSQPVIRLIDAVLTDAVLKSASDIHFEPEARFVRIRYRIDGVLHQVRCLHKDYWPAMLVRLKVISGLNIAEQRAPQDGRVSLTLSGRAVDFRVSSLPTSHGENLVMRLLDRSRGLLPLAQLVPASQLAAVQRLLARPEGMVLVTGPTGAGKTTTLYAMLNQLNDSAVNIMTLEDPVEYPMPRVRQTSINETVKLDFADGIRSLMRQDPDVILVGEIRDHDTAAMAFRAAMTGHRVLSTLHTHSALAAIPRLLDLGVLPDVMAGNIVGVIGQRLVRRLCPHCRQPQAPDAAARRLLGLGHANHGAVIYQPGGCALCDGVGYRGRQAIMEVQRIDAELDALLGQRASLTELRRCASHKGFQPLAEAAIGLVLSGQTALEEVLRVVDLTDRM, encoded by the coding sequence ATGAGTCGCGCCGCTTCCCGTGTGCGGCTGGGCGAACACTTGCTGGCCCGTGGCCTGATCGACCGCGACCAGTTGGAGATTGCCCTGGCCGAACAGGCACATACCGGCCAGCCGCTGGGGGCGTTGCTGGTGCAGTTGGGTTTTGTGGCCGATACGCTGATTCGCGATGTGCTGGCCGAACGGCTGGGGGTGGCGGCTGTGGCGCTGGGCAACTGCCATGCTGACCCGGCGGCGCTGGCGGTGTTGCCCGAGGCGCAAGCCCGGCATTGGCGGGTGTTTCCACTGCACTACCAGCCGGCCAGCCGCTGTTTGCAACTGGCGATGACCCAGCCGACCGATCTGCCGCTGTGCGACCAGATCCTGCAACACAGCCATGGCCAGATTGCCCGGCTTGACCCACGCCTGGCCTGCGAAGCCGACATCCTGCAAGCCATCGATCGCCACTATGGCCACCCGGTGTCGCTGGATGCCATCTTGCAGGAAATCCGCCAGGGGCCGGTGGCTGCGCCGCTGCATCCCGGCCTGGCCGACAGCCAGCCGGTGATCCGGCTGATTGACGCGGTGCTGACCGACGCGGTGCTGAAATCCGCCTCGGACATCCATTTTGAACCGGAGGCCCGCTTTGTGCGCATCCGTTACCGGATTGACGGGGTGTTGCATCAGGTGCGCTGCCTGCACAAGGACTACTGGCCTGCCATGCTGGTGCGGCTCAAGGTGATCAGCGGGCTGAATATTGCCGAGCAGCGCGCGCCGCAGGATGGCCGGGTGTCGCTGACCCTGTCGGGCCGGGCAGTGGATTTCCGGGTATCCAGCCTGCCCACCAGCCATGGCGAAAACCTGGTGATGCGCCTGCTCGACCGCAGCCGTGGCCTGCTGCCGCTGGCCCAGCTGGTGCCGGCCAGCCAGCTGGCGGCGGTGCAGCGTTTGCTGGCGCGGCCAGAAGGCATGGTGCTGGTGACTGGCCCCACCGGCGCGGGCAAGACCACCACGCTGTACGCCATGCTTAACCAGCTGAACGACAGCGCGGTGAATATCATGACCCTGGAAGACCCGGTGGAATATCCGATGCCCAGGGTGCGGCAAACCTCGATCAACGAAACGGTCAAGCTGGACTTTGCCGATGGCATCCGTTCGCTGATGCGCCAGGACCCGGACGTGATTCTGGTCGGTGAAATCCGCGACCATGACACGGCGGCAATGGCGTTTCGGGCAGCGATGACCGGCCACCGGGTGCTGAGCACGTTGCACACCCATTCGGCGCTGGCGGCCATTCCCCGCCTGCTGGACTTGGGCGTGCTGCCCGATGTGATGGCCGGCAATATTGTCGGGGTGATTGGCCAGCGTCTGGTGCGGCGTCTGTGTCCGCACTGCCGGCAGCCACAGGCTCCAGATGCCGCCGCCCGTCGCCTGCTCGGCCTGGGGCACGCCAACCATGGCGCGGTGATTTACCAGCCGGGCGGCTGCGCGCTGTGCGATGGCGTGGGCTATCGCGGTCGCCAGGCCATCATGGAGGTGCAACGCATCGACGCCGAACTGGACGCCCTGCTTGGCCAGCGGGCATCGCTGACCGAACTGCGCCGCTGCGCCAGCCACAAGGGCTTCCAGCCGCTGGCCGAGGCGGCGATTGGCCTGGTGCTGTCTGGGCAGACTGCGCTGGAAGAAGTATTGCGGGTGGTGGATTTGACCGACCGGATGTAA
- a CDS encoding lipid asymmetry maintenance protein MlaB — MPATEPGVLALSGPVTFDHTANLATRLRGQAGQAQALDWSGVTQVDSSAVALMLELARAAGHRHQQRQLPASLLSLIALYGVNDLVCAP, encoded by the coding sequence ATGCCAGCAACTGAGCCCGGCGTGCTGGCCCTGTCTGGCCCGGTGACCTTTGACCACACCGCCAATCTGGCCACCCGCTTGCGCGGCCAGGCCGGTCAGGCACAGGCGCTGGACTGGTCTGGCGTCACCCAGGTGGACTCGTCCGCCGTGGCGCTGATGCTGGAGCTGGCCCGCGCCGCCGGCCACCGCCACCAACAGCGCCAACTGCCCGCCAGCCTGCTCAGCCTGATTGCCTTATATGGAGTGAACGACCTTGTTTGCGCACCCTGA
- a CDS encoding helix-turn-helix transcriptional regulator gives MEQHTATKMFESLASGVRQDIFRLLVRQGRHGMVAGVIASTLDIPPTNLSFHLKALTQAGLLTVEQEGRFQRYRANLAQMLELIAYLSAECCADHPEYCAELRAASGCAEGVLPPLSPG, from the coding sequence ATGGAACAACACACCGCCACTAAAATGTTTGAATCGCTGGCCTCCGGCGTGCGTCAGGATATCTTTCGTCTGCTGGTCCGCCAGGGCCGGCACGGCATGGTGGCTGGCGTGATTGCCAGTACACTGGATATTCCGCCCACCAATCTGTCGTTTCACCTCAAGGCGCTGACCCAGGCCGGGCTGCTGACGGTGGAACAGGAAGGGCGCTTTCAGCGGTATCGGGCCAATCTGGCGCAAATGCTTGAGCTGATTGCTTATCTGAGCGCCGAGTGCTGCGCCGACCATCCGGAGTATTGCGCCGAGCTGCGTGCAGCGTCGGGCTGTGCCGAAGGGGTGCTGCCGCCGTTGTCGCCGGGCTGA
- a CDS encoding YaeQ family protein, with translation MALKATIFKAELNISDMDRGYYASHPLTIARHPSENDERMMLRVAAFALHADDRLSFTKGLCADDEPELWRKNYADEIELWIDLGEPDEKRLRKACGRAEQVWLYTYGGRSSEVWWQNMQGKTSRFSNLTIVNIAPETLQELAALTERSMQLQISIQDGQMWVSCDERSVLVEGEYWQRAE, from the coding sequence ATGGCGCTTAAAGCCACCATTTTCAAAGCTGAACTGAATATCTCCGATATGGATCGCGGCTACTACGCCAGCCATCCGCTCACCATCGCCCGCCACCCCTCCGAAAACGATGAACGCATGATGCTGCGCGTGGCCGCGTTTGCCCTGCACGCCGACGATCGGCTGAGTTTTACCAAAGGCCTGTGCGCCGACGACGAACCCGAGCTGTGGCGCAAGAACTACGCCGATGAAATCGAGCTGTGGATTGATCTGGGCGAACCTGACGAAAAGCGCCTGCGCAAAGCCTGTGGTCGCGCCGAGCAAGTGTGGCTATACACCTACGGCGGGCGCTCCAGCGAAGTGTGGTGGCAGAATATGCAGGGCAAGACCTCGCGTTTCAGCAACCTCACCATCGTCAATATCGCCCCGGAAACCCTGCAGGAACTGGCCGCGCTGACCGAACGCAGCATGCAGCTGCAAATCAGCATTCAGGACGGCCAGATGTGGGTGTCGTGTGACGAGCGCTCGGTGCTGGTGGAAGGCGAGTACTGGCAGCGGGCGGAGTGA
- a CDS encoding type II secretion system protein GspD, producing MQRPAVHARLRCRRPVDGAPNARISFLLTPARPVLWLLWLALCACQQVPPLTPGSHLSLPSPLPGGDIPPPLPPSAPPAKPAPSTQAAFSLNVSHAPVQDILVNLARDAKVNMDIHPAISGTVSLHAIRQPLPVLLDRIAQQVDIRWQRQGNNYSVLPDLPYMATYTLDYVAIERDTHSEMGVLSAVAAGQEGRASNASTTRLTSRSQQHFWTTLVKNLEDLLRREDETLQVITVLREEEVRDTTTLTEQQTRSRKHTLAGPSTPAGVTERDSEQNRTSHTRIQPGQRFTSREDKIVRVTLHSETGVLAVRGTARQQALVSRFLRQVSASARRQVLIEATIVEVELTREFETGVDWSRLAQGRQLEFMQNTSGLLSADALRGNFPLERALGQSPVSLLFYQSGSIASAVKLLEHFGRTRVLSSPKLMALNNQAALLKVVRDIPYFSIKVRRTEGMNDKPDRVEYESTLHTVPEGIVMSVQPQISASGQVLLHVRPTITHILGFISDPAVTLVDPRVSSLVPRVQVREMESTLRLGSGQIGVLGGLIQDKLDQQSDGLPGLSMLDGLGRLFSRKTDQMVKTELVVFLRPTLIDQPDLGGDLRGLRPSLPDAGFFTAPLPEVPAAASRTEAVP from the coding sequence ATGCAACGACCTGCTGTCCACGCCCGCTTGCGCTGCCGCCGCCCGGTAGATGGAGCGCCGAATGCCCGGATAAGTTTCTTGCTCACGCCCGCGCGCCCGGTGCTGTGGCTGCTGTGGCTGGCGCTATGCGCCTGCCAGCAGGTTCCGCCGCTGACGCCGGGCAGCCACCTCAGCCTGCCCTCGCCACTGCCCGGTGGTGACATTCCGCCCCCTCTGCCGCCCAGCGCGCCGCCAGCCAAACCGGCCCCGTCTACCCAGGCTGCCTTCAGCCTGAATGTCAGCCACGCGCCGGTGCAGGATATTCTGGTCAATCTGGCCCGCGACGCCAAGGTGAATATGGACATCCATCCGGCGATAAGCGGCACAGTCAGCCTGCATGCCATTCGTCAGCCGCTGCCAGTGCTGCTGGACCGGATTGCCCAGCAGGTAGACATCCGCTGGCAGCGTCAGGGCAACAACTACAGCGTGCTGCCCGACCTGCCGTACATGGCCACCTACACCCTGGATTATGTGGCGATAGAACGCGACACCCACAGCGAAATGGGCGTGCTGTCTGCCGTGGCTGCCGGCCAGGAAGGGCGGGCCAGCAATGCCTCGACCACCCGGCTGACCAGCCGCAGCCAGCAGCATTTCTGGACCACGCTGGTGAAAAACCTGGAAGACCTGCTGCGCCGCGAGGACGAAACCCTGCAGGTAATTACCGTGCTGCGTGAAGAAGAAGTTCGCGACACCACCACGCTGACCGAACAGCAAACCCGCAGCCGCAAGCACACCCTCGCCGGCCCCAGCACCCCAGCGGGTGTGACCGAGCGCGACAGCGAGCAAAACCGCACCAGCCATACCCGCATCCAGCCCGGCCAGCGCTTCACCAGCCGCGAAGACAAAATAGTGCGGGTGACGCTGCACAGCGAAACCGGCGTGCTGGCCGTGCGCGGTACCGCGCGCCAGCAGGCGCTGGTCAGCCGCTTTTTGCGCCAGGTCAGCGCCAGTGCCCGTCGCCAGGTGCTGATAGAAGCCACCATCGTGGAAGTCGAGCTTACCCGCGAATTTGAAACCGGGGTGGACTGGTCACGGCTGGCGCAGGGCCGCCAGCTGGAGTTCATGCAAAACACCAGCGGGCTATTGTCTGCTGACGCCTTGCGCGGCAATTTTCCGCTGGAGCGCGCGCTGGGCCAGTCGCCGGTGTCGCTGCTGTTTTACCAGAGCGGCTCGATTGCCAGCGCGGTCAAGCTGCTGGAGCACTTTGGCCGCACCCGGGTGCTGTCCAGCCCCAAGTTGATGGCGCTGAACAATCAGGCGGCGCTGCTCAAGGTGGTGCGCGACATTCCGTATTTTTCCATCAAGGTGCGCCGCACCGAAGGCATGAACGACAAACCCGACCGGGTAGAGTACGAAAGCACGCTGCACACCGTGCCGGAAGGCATTGTCATGAGCGTGCAGCCGCAAATCAGCGCCAGCGGCCAGGTGTTGCTGCATGTGCGGCCTACTATCACCCATATCCTCGGCTTTATCAGCGATCCGGCGGTGACGCTGGTCGATCCACGGGTCAGCAGTCTGGTGCCCAGGGTGCAGGTACGGGAGATGGAGTCCACCCTGCGCCTGGGCAGCGGCCAGATTGGTGTGCTGGGCGGGCTGATTCAGGACAAGCTCGACCAGCAAAGCGACGGCCTGCCCGGTTTGAGCATGCTGGATGGCCTGGGCCGGCTGTTCAGCCGCAAAACCGACCAAATGGTCAAAACCGAGCTGGTGGTATTCTTGCGCCCCACCCTGATTGACCAGCCCGATCTGGGCGGCGATTTGCGCGGCCTGCGCCCCAGCCTGCCCGATGCCGGTTTTTTTACCGCGCCGCTGCCTGAGGTGCCAGCGGCGGCATCGCGCACCGAGGCGGTGCCATGA
- the mlaD gene encoding outer membrane lipid asymmetry maintenance protein MlaD produces MKRATIDLWVGIFAALGCAAVLFLALQTANLTAGGSRSHYTLYAEFDNIGGLKVKAPVKMAGVVVGRVTDIQLDGKSFRARATLAVDSQYQFSRDVSAEILTSGLLGEQYIGLMQGGDPDNLAAGDRIKLTSSALVLEQLIGKFMLNAAEKPASASDSQ; encoded by the coding sequence ATGAAACGCGCTACGATAGATTTATGGGTAGGGATTTTTGCCGCACTGGGCTGCGCCGCCGTGCTGTTTCTGGCCCTGCAAACCGCCAACCTGACCGCTGGCGGCAGCCGCAGCCACTACACCTTATATGCTGAATTCGACAATATCGGCGGACTGAAAGTCAAAGCCCCGGTAAAAATGGCCGGGGTGGTGGTGGGCCGGGTGACGGATATCCAGCTGGACGGCAAATCATTCCGCGCCCGCGCCACGCTGGCGGTAGACAGCCAGTACCAATTCAGCCGTGACGTCTCGGCAGAAATTCTCACTTCGGGCCTGCTGGGCGAACAATACATCGGCCTGATGCAGGGCGGTGACCCGGACAATCTGGCCGCCGGCGACCGGATCAAGCTCACCTCGTCGGCGCTGGTGCTGGAACAACTGATCGGCAAATTCATGCTGAACGCCGCTGAAAAACCGGCCAGCGCGTCCGATAGCCAATAA
- a CDS encoding type II secretion system F family protein has protein sequence MQFRYRAVRADGQIQRGVLLAAHPADLSQRLARTGLTLLAWQAQSGWRAYGWAARVSRRDVIHFCFYLEQLTRAGVPLLDGLRDLRDSVDNPRLRDVVANLVEDVQGGQQLSQALAAHPAVFSPLMVGLVAAGELAGTLADVLQRLTDTLKRQDELRAHTRRLLLYPMFLLALVGAVAGFMLAYLVPQLASFLQSVGESLPLSTRLLLELSALLRSYGLPALLGGLALVMSWRLVLRRQPGLARLADRLKLRAPLFGPVWQKIILARFASEFGMLFAAGIPLLDSLRMSEQVLGNREIEAGVAAARQLIGEGHGISDSFALTDMFPPLVVRMLQIGETTGELERALDNVAYFYRRDVQESVDRLLALIEPTLTAALGLLLLWVISAVMAPVYGMLSQLGGR, from the coding sequence ATGCAGTTTCGCTACCGGGCGGTGCGCGCCGATGGCCAGATTCAGCGCGGGGTTTTGCTGGCAGCGCATCCGGCGGATTTAAGCCAGCGCCTGGCGCGCACGGGCCTGACCTTGCTGGCCTGGCAGGCGCAGTCCGGATGGCGGGCCTATGGCTGGGCGGCGCGGGTCAGCCGACGCGATGTGATTCATTTTTGCTTTTATCTGGAGCAACTCACCCGCGCTGGCGTGCCGCTGCTGGATGGACTGCGCGATTTGCGCGATTCGGTGGACAACCCGCGCTTGCGCGATGTGGTGGCCAACCTGGTAGAAGACGTGCAGGGGGGCCAGCAGTTGTCGCAGGCGCTGGCTGCGCATCCGGCGGTGTTTTCGCCATTGATGGTTGGGTTGGTGGCGGCGGGCGAGCTGGCCGGCACGCTGGCCGATGTGCTGCAACGGCTGACCGACACACTGAAGCGCCAGGATGAATTGCGCGCCCACACCAGACGCCTGCTGCTCTATCCAATGTTTTTGCTGGCGCTGGTGGGCGCGGTGGCCGGGTTTATGCTGGCGTATCTGGTGCCGCAGCTGGCCAGTTTTTTGCAGTCGGTGGGCGAAAGCCTGCCCTTGTCCACCCGGCTGCTGCTGGAGCTGTCGGCGTTGTTGCGCAGTTATGGCCTGCCGGCGCTGCTGGGTGGGCTGGCGCTGGTGATGAGCTGGCGGCTGGTGTTGCGCCGCCAGCCCGGCCTGGCCCGACTGGCCGACCGGCTGAAGCTGCGCGCGCCGCTGTTTGGCCCGGTGTGGCAAAAAATCATTCTGGCGCGCTTTGCCAGTGAATTCGGCATGCTGTTTGCCGCTGGCATTCCGCTGCTGGACAGCCTGCGCATGAGCGAGCAGGTGCTGGGCAACCGCGAAATTGAAGCCGGGGTGGCGGCTGCGCGCCAGTTGATTGGCGAAGGCCATGGCATCAGCGACAGCTTTGCCCTGACCGATATGTTTCCGCCGCTGGTGGTGCGCATGCTGCAAATTGGTGAAACCACTGGCGAGCTGGAACGGGCGCTGGACAATGTGGCGTATTTTTACCGGCGCGACGTACAGGAATCGGTAGACCGGCTGCTGGCGCTGATTGAACCCACGCTGACCGCTGCGCTGGGCCTGCTGTTGCTGTGGGTGATCAGCGCGGTGATGGCCCCGGTGTACGGCATGCTCAGCCAGCTGGGAGGGCGCTGA
- a CDS encoding type II secretion system protein: MKHFSARRCVPPAQQGLTLIGQMMVLLVAGVLGAVALSSWLDLQVRERATEAYNQMEAIKPAANALGQEQRGEPWPASLSISTLGALPSGSRLQDGSWQASASDRVLTLSVQLQDVGRHLDGQRLLLKGWLEPDGSVNWVCASDVDVRWHKQLPAPCQYKPTRMPAAKD; encoded by the coding sequence ATGAAGCATTTTTCTGCACGGCGGTGTGTTCCGCCCGCACAACAGGGCCTGACGCTGATCGGGCAAATGATGGTGCTGCTGGTGGCCGGCGTGCTAGGTGCGGTGGCGCTGTCGTCCTGGCTGGACCTGCAGGTGCGCGAGCGGGCCACCGAAGCCTATAACCAGATGGAAGCCATCAAACCCGCCGCCAACGCACTGGGCCAAGAGCAGCGCGGCGAACCCTGGCCGGCCAGCCTATCGATAAGCACCCTGGGCGCGCTGCCATCAGGCAGCCGCCTGCAAGACGGCAGCTGGCAGGCCAGCGCCAGCGACCGGGTGCTCACCCTGTCGGTGCAACTGCAGGACGTGGGCCGCCACCTGGACGGACAACGCCTGTTGCTCAAGGGCTGGCTAGAGCCAGACGGCAGCGTGAACTGGGTGTGCGCCAGCGATGTAGACGTGCGCTGGCACAAACAACTGCCGGCCCCGTGCCAGTACAAGCCCACACGGATGCCGGCAGCGAAAGACTGA
- the arsD gene encoding arsenite efflux transporter metallochaperone ArsD → MKTLQVFDPALCCNTGVCGVEVDQALVSFAADVDWARQAGAQIERFNLAQQPLAFADNATAKAFLARVGEEALPLVLLDGEVALAGRYPSRAELTRWLALEPTATPVASACCAGSSCC, encoded by the coding sequence ATGAAAACCCTTCAGGTATTCGATCCGGCCCTGTGCTGTAACACAGGCGTGTGTGGCGTTGAAGTGGATCAGGCGCTGGTCAGCTTTGCCGCCGACGTAGACTGGGCCAGGCAGGCTGGCGCGCAGATTGAACGCTTTAACCTGGCCCAGCAGCCGTTGGCATTTGCCGACAATGCCACGGCCAAGGCATTTCTGGCCCGCGTGGGTGAAGAGGCGCTGCCACTGGTGCTGCTGGACGGCGAAGTGGCGCTGGCCGGACGCTACCCCAGCCGCGCCGAGCTGACGCGCTGGCTGGCGCTGGAGCCCACCGCCACACCGGTAGCCAGCGCCTGCTGCGCCGGTAGCAGTTGTTGCTAA
- a CDS encoding ABC transporter ATP-binding protein: MDSDAFIELENVSFAYGSRRILDGISLRIPRGQLVAIMGGSGSGKTTLLRLISGQVKPDTGRVWVDGQEVNRLDTAGLYALRRKLGMLFQFGALFTDLSVLDNVAFPIREHTRLPDSMVRDLVLMKLQAVGLRGAAQLMPAELSGGMARRVALARAIALDPALMLYDEPFTGLDPIALGTIAALIKQLNDALGTTAVMVTHDVHVSLSVVDHVYFVAGGRIVAGGTPDEVRRSDDPFVRQFVDGQPDGPVQLHYPAEDYASQLGVGGGHG, from the coding sequence GTGGACTCCGACGCTTTCATCGAGCTGGAAAATGTCAGCTTTGCCTATGGCTCGCGCCGCATTCTGGACGGCATCAGCCTGCGCATTCCGCGTGGCCAGCTGGTGGCGATCATGGGCGGCAGCGGTAGTGGCAAAACCACCCTGCTGCGACTGATTTCCGGCCAGGTCAAACCCGACACTGGCCGGGTGTGGGTGGACGGCCAGGAAGTCAACCGGCTGGATACCGCCGGGCTGTACGCGCTGCGGCGCAAGCTGGGCATGCTGTTCCAGTTTGGCGCGCTGTTTACCGACCTGTCGGTGCTGGACAATGTGGCGTTTCCGATTCGCGAACACACCCGGCTGCCCGACAGCATGGTGCGCGACCTGGTGCTGATGAAGCTACAGGCGGTGGGCCTGCGCGGTGCGGCGCAGCTGATGCCCGCCGAGCTGTCCGGCGGCATGGCGCGCCGGGTGGCGCTGGCGCGGGCAATTGCGCTCGACCCGGCGCTGATGCTGTACGACGAGCCCTTTACCGGGCTGGACCCGATTGCGCTGGGCACCATTGCCGCGCTGATCAAGCAACTGAACGACGCCCTGGGCACCACCGCCGTGATGGTCACCCACGATGTGCATGTGTCGCTCAGCGTGGTAGACCATGTGTATTTTGTGGCCGGAGGCCGGATTGTGGCCGGAGGCACACCCGACGAAGTGCGCCGCTCGGATGATCCGTTTGTGCGCCAGTTTGTGGATGGACAACCCGACGGGCCGGTGCAACTGCACTACCCGGCAGAAGATTACGCCAGTCAGCTGGGTGTAGGAGGCGGACATGGCTGA